From Gottschalkiaceae bacterium SANA:
AAGCCACACAGATTATCGTGGATGGAATTGCCCTGGCGACAGTAAAGTCGGAAGAGGAAGCTGAGCAGATTATTGAGGAGATACAAGCGCCGTACATCGCAAAAATGAGTGAGGACGGTTCAGAAATTTTTGAAGTGGGATTGGTTGAAACCGTTTCTTTTGAAATCGTTGCGACAGACCCGGCAACCATCAAAGATGCAAGTAGCGTAGAAGAATTCCTTGTAAAAGGAACCAATAGAAACGAAACCTATGTTGTGCAAAGAGGAGATTGGTTCGAGAAGATCGCCTATGACCATGATATGAGTGTTTCTGAATTAAAAGCTGCAAATCCGGAATTGAATTATAATCTGATTTATGCGGGTGACGAAGTGAATTTGATTGTTCCAGATCCTTTTCTATCCGTCGCCACTTATGAGAAAGCTACCTACGAAGAAGACATTGAATATGGAACAGAATATACAACATCGGGCAGCTATTACAAAGATGAGTATCGTGTTGTGAGAAGCGGACGAGAAGGAACCAAAGAAGTTGTTGCCAATATTAAGAAGGTAAATGGAGAATCGGTGGAAGTGGAAGTGTTGCAAGAAACCGTACTCGAGGAACCGCGGGCAAAATTGATTGCTCAAGGAACCAAAGCAATTCCGCAATTAAAAGGGACAGGGGTATTCCAATATCCAGTTCAAGTAAGTAGCTTGTCTTCGCGTTTTGGAAATCGGGTACATCCGATAACAGGTAGACCTGATTTCCACACAGGGGTCGACTGGCCGAAATCAAAAGGAACGCCAGTTAAAGCGGCGGATGGTGGAACCGTAACCTTTGCCGGATGGAAATCTGGATATGGTTATGTTGTTTATCTTGATCATGGCGCTGGGTTTGAAACCCGCTACGCGCATATGAGTGCAATTTATGTAAAAAAAGGTGAAAAAGTGTATAAGGACAAGTCGATTGGTGCAGTGGGTAACACCGGAAATTCAACGGGTTCACATTTGCATTTTGAAGTACGAAAGTATGGGACTGCGTACAACCCGTATAACTTCTTAGACGGATCAGCGTATCGCTAATAAAGAACTCCCCAATGGGAGTTCTTTTCTTCAAAAGGCTTTGAAGAAAGGAACAGGAGTGATAAAATGGCTTATAAAATTTTAGTTGTAGAAGATGAACTGCCGATAGCGGACATTTTGAAATTCAACCTAGAGCGTGAAGGATA
This genomic window contains:
- a CDS encoding M23 family metallopeptidase, translated to MEAKGQLYSKIKTAFNRIPKKTQVIVLVSGVLILSAVGFGVKVQADQEAAVAQHLIDTQGFDVYYKGDLIAKVRNDVDVQSVIDEKTMFLEKSEGIAMIPDGEFTYEPTNFEDEEETSPVAIQQAVNSKVKFLAQATQIIVDGIALATVKSEEEAEQIIEEIQAPYIAKMSEDGSEIFEVGLVETVSFEIVATDPATIKDASSVEEFLVKGTNRNETYVVQRGDWFEKIAYDHDMSVSELKAANPELNYNLIYAGDEVNLIVPDPFLSVATYEKATYEEDIEYGTEYTTSGSYYKDEYRVVRSGREGTKEVVANIKKVNGESVEVEVLQETVLEEPRAKLIAQGTKAIPQLKGTGVFQYPVQVSSLSSRFGNRVHPITGRPDFHTGVDWPKSKGTPVKAADGGTVTFAGWKSGYGYVVYLDHGAGFETRYAHMSAIYVKKGEKVYKDKSIGAVGNTGNSTGSHLHFEVRKYGTAYNPYNFLDGSAYR